A window of Hymenobacter siberiensis genomic DNA:
AGGCATGGCAAAGCAACCCCGCGAAGGGAAGAAGGTTAAGTGGGCATGGGCCGGGGCTGGCCGTACCTTGCACGGGCAATTATAGACGGATAGCCGCCTATAATGCTTCCGTTAGCAGGCAACTTTTTTGCTGCCGTCGGTCTTATAAATATTCACTCAATTTAGCAAAAAACACCCTTTCATGGCCAAAGCCAGAACCGTCTATTTCTGCCAATCCTGCGGTGCTCAATCATCGAAATGGATAGGCCGCTGCCCCGTGTGTGGCGAGTGGAATACTTACGTTGAAGAAGTTATCCAGAAGGAAACCGTGGCCACCACCACCGGCCAGTGGAAGCCCGCCAGCACCGTGCCCGGCGGCAACACCAAGAAAGCCGCCAAGTCCGTCCCGCTCGGTGATATTCTGGCTGAAGACGAGCCCCGCATCATCACGCCCGATGGCGAGCTGAACCGCGTGCTCGGCGGCGGCATCGTGCCGGGCTCCATCATCCTCATCGGCGGCGAGCCGGGCATTGGCAAGAGTACGCTCATGCTGCAAATTGCCCTGAGCCTGCGCCAGATGAAGGTGCTGTACGTGAGCGGCGAAGAAAGCGAAGCCCAGATAAAAATGCGCGCCGAGCGCATGGCCGACGGCCAGCACCCCGGCTGCTACATCCTGACAGAGACAAATACCCAGAACATTTTCCGGCAGATTGACCAGGTGCAGCCTAATATCCTCGTCATCGACTCCATCCAGACCATGCACTCCACGCTGGTGGAGAGTGGCGCGGGCAGCGTGAGCCAGGTGCGCGAATGCACCGCCGAATTCCTGAAATTTGCTAAGGAAACCAGCACGCCGGTCATGCTCATCGGCCACATCACGAAAGATGGCAGCATTGCCGGCCCCAAAATCCTGGAGCACATGGTGGACACCGTGCTGCAGTTCGAGGGCGACCGGCACATGAGCTACCGCATCCTGCGCACCACCAAAAATCGCTTCGGCAGCACTTCAGAATTAGGGATTTACGAAATGCAGGGCGACGGCCTGCGGCAGGTGAGCAACCCCTCCGAAATTCTGCTCTCGCAGCGCGGCGAAAGCCTGAGCGGCATGGCCATCGGGGCTACGCTGGAGGGCAACCGCCCGCTGCTGGTGGAAGTGCAGGCCCTGGTATCGCCCACGTCCTACGGCACGCCGCAGCGCAGCAGCACCGGCTTCGACGCCAAGCGCCTGCAAATGCTGCTGGCCGTGCTGGAGAAGCGCGCCGGCCTGCGCCTGGGCCAGCACGACGTGTTTCTGAACATTGCCGGCGGTCT
This region includes:
- the radA gene encoding DNA repair protein RadA, with translation MAKARTVYFCQSCGAQSSKWIGRCPVCGEWNTYVEEVIQKETVATTTGQWKPASTVPGGNTKKAAKSVPLGDILAEDEPRIITPDGELNRVLGGGIVPGSIILIGGEPGIGKSTLMLQIALSLRQMKVLYVSGEESEAQIKMRAERMADGQHPGCYILTETNTQNIFRQIDQVQPNILVIDSIQTMHSTLVESGAGSVSQVRECTAEFLKFAKETSTPVMLIGHITKDGSIAGPKILEHMVDTVLQFEGDRHMSYRILRTTKNRFGSTSELGIYEMQGDGLRQVSNPSEILLSQRGESLSGMAIGATLEGNRPLLVEVQALVSPTSYGTPQRSSTGFDAKRLQMLLAVLEKRAGLRLGQHDVFLNIAGGLRLDDPALDMAVCAAVVSSLNDVPIPGHVCLAAEVGLSGEIRAVSRLDQRLAEAEKLGFQEMYVSRFNGKGLDLARFGLKVHAVSRLDEVLDGLFG